The Toxotes jaculatrix isolate fToxJac2 chromosome 6, fToxJac2.pri, whole genome shotgun sequence genomic interval CAGCCTAGTAAACATTCTGTTACAGTGACCCATAGGCCTTGCCTGacgaaaaaataaaatagaaataaagaaaaattctatacattttaaaaacagaacagtaaaaaaacaataaaaaataaagaaaaataaaaagtaagtaaataaataaaaaggctgtTTGGAAAGGATTCATTTGCCCAATTTACTGCATGCAAATGAATACATTAAAGAAGAGCTTGTATATCATGAAACCAGCACAGAGTGTTTGTAGGGGGTGATATTTGAAAGTTTAATGTGAATTAAAAATCAGTCAAGATAAGTAAAAATTTCCCAACCACACTTTCACCATCTAACCCAAGAAATTACAGCAACAGCCTCTATTCAATGCATCAAACCAGACTGATGATCAGAAAGCACTGCAGTGGCTGTGATAGAATTAGATGTTTGCCAACAGATGAGAAATGAGATGTgaagatgacacacacaaaaattacaGGCTGGTTTCAACAAAGTAGGACAAAAATTACTACTGTGTTATTCATTCAAAGATTGGTCATAATAATTTGACAAGCttatgtattaactgtaaacgGTTTTATAAATTGGACCCTCACTTTAAAGTTTTCATGAAGAGAAAAATCTTATCCGACCTcaaatcactgcagcagcatAATGTATCTCTCCACTGTCCATCACAGTTCCAGTAGTATGCTCATGTCATACTGTGGCAAACTATGGTGAAATACcagtaaaatgtacattttgctAAGAGAACTTGAGTggcacataaaataaataaaaatctatatCACACTTCTGCtgaagggataaaaaaaaacgtattgTGAAAGTGAGATCACAGACAgcataaatatttacagtattattttaatttacatacagtacacacctGGCTGTAAATGACAGTAGATCCAAATTAATATGGTGAGGTCCAACTACAATTTTACAACGCTAATCTCTGCAGCAGAGCACAGTTTGGAATGAACTCTTCCTTCAAAGACAACTGTGTGCTTcccaacatactgtatatccacAACAGAGAAGTAGATAAGAAGTAGATCTGTCTTTGGCTTGTCTTGGTTAGTTACAGCAGAATGAACTGACATCAGGTCTGATCACACTATTGTGCAGCCTGGATCAGAACCAATGCTTAAATTTAGAACCAGTCCATAGGGCACAGTCTCATCTCCATCTATGATCTATTATAACTGTATGATTGCATACAgttcacaaacaaaaaataataaggaTTAAGAGAGAACAAAGGAGCACTTGAGAAGAAAAGCCCTTTAGTTGAAACCATCACATCAGTTTGTCAGGCCTTTAGATAAAATGtattgcaaaaacaaaaaaacagttgaagCAAGTTTGCTGTTTGCTGAGTCCAGTGGTTTTGAAGACATATGACTGAATAGTCCAGGTGTCTCTGCTGTATAAGGTAATAACATAGTACAGagtaaaactgttaaaaaaaaaaaaaagaagaaagatttGAATGAAGGCTCCCTCAGTTGTGACAGTGACCTTTAACCCTGTAATCTGATGAGTTCATCTGCATACTGGAACTGGTCACTGTTTTCGTACTCCAGCATATCCAAAGCAACCTCACAACTCTCCTTGACGACGCGCTCTCTGTCTTCACGATAACGCTGAAGCACAGCCAGACAGTCCTCTTTGCCGATGGAGCCAAGCGCCTCTGCCGCCTCGTGCCGGACCATGGGGTTCTCACCGAAACGCTCCAGAGCTGCGCTCAGGGCTGGGATCGCTGCTGGGTGCTGCATCTGGCCCAGGACATACCCGATCTCATGACGGAACAGAGCACTAGAGCACTGCAGGCCTGGAGACACAGTTACAAAAGTGGTTTATTCAGTGGTCCAAACAAGTCAAACACCATCTTATCATTACAGGGCTCTTTCGCTGAGATGCTGAGAgagcaagctgcaggattcCTCTCTGCCCTCATCATTCCAGTGCACTCAAAGTTCAGCTCCCTAGGTGATTTTCAGAGTACATTCAGGGTGGTAAATTATGTACTGAATGTCATCGAAATACAAGGTTACTTTTGGGAAATATACACATCATCTCCCATAAATGACACAAACTATGATAAGACTCATAGCTGGTAGAGCCTACTGGGATAGCATGTAAATGGATTCATAGATCTAAATGTCCAAAAACAGCTACAGGGAAACTAAAAAAAGCAGTGGGTATGTCAATGAGTGCTCAGTGTTTGCTCATTAGCTTGCCTAGATCAGACTTGTGTTGTTGATGTGGTATCACTGTCATGCACTCCCTTCACTGCAGTCACAAAACACAGATTCAGCAGGGTCCCCTGTCTAAAACCTAATCACAGACTGACCCATACTAGTGAACAAACTACATCACAAACTGTAATGTGACACTGTTCCTAAATGGCTGCAAACCTAGTTTGGCACTTCTGTACTATCAATGTTGTGTGTTCTTTTCCCCATTTTGCATTGATACAGTGTCATGATtactgtgaaaatatttcaatTCACAGAGAACTCCAAGCTTAAAACTGAAATCAGAGCATGAAAATGACCAAATGTTACCAAGTCTAAAGTTGGAGTTGTGTTTTGTAATGACTGCAGtaatacacacataaaacagagTTGTATCCTACCATCTCCCAGTGCCAGGACAGCATCCTCGTTGCCCAGGTTACGCAGGGCAAACATAGCGCGGTAGCGTTCAAAGAGTGGCAGACTCTCATCCAGCAGGGTGTGGCGCAGCTCTGACACACTCTTGCTCACTGCTGGAGGGGCCGGGTCTACAGAGCTGTAGGGGCTCTTTTCTGTATTTCCATCCTCCAgcagtttctctcctccactctgcaACCACTCCAATCGACGGACAGCCAACTGACACGTTTCTGCGACCTGCAGGGAGGGGGACATGACATTTACAACTGGGTTCACGCTGCACATGtaagtaaaatgaaataaaaccatCAATACTGCGGTGTTCTAAGTATTTGTTAGCTGGATACCACTGCCTTTATAGTTACTGGCTACGTGTTAAGCTCTTACCTCGATGACAGGATCCTTGCTGTACTCTTTCAGTAAGTCCAGAACCACAGGATCACCAATTGCTCCCAGAGCCTCCcctacagacagagacacagttaaCATGACAGACCAGTAGACAGGCCCAGTTCAGACCTGGTGTTAACATGTGTCTCTGGTGATCCGATCAGAAGCGGGCAGTTCTAAGTACAGACCTGAAAGCACTCGAGATGCATTGAGTGTGCATTTGAGATCTGATTGCTCAGACCACATTTAGAGGTGGTCTGGGCCGCATGTGTCCAAGTTCTTTTAGGAATATGAACGCAAAGGTCACATTGAAGGCCCATCTACTCATGATGTCTCTGCGTACGTGGAAGTACGCACTCATGTGTTCTCAGATAGCATCAGCTGGACTTGTTTATGATTTCTGAAAATTTTGAAAAGACCAGAGCTATATTACAAGTGTGTAAAAAATCTTGGACAATTTGATTTGCCTGGGACATGCCAAGGAGTAGACCCAGACAGAAttattttgatttcttcttcttcttttaatttccAGCAGACTAGGCACAGGAAGTGTATTACTATCTCTCGCCAgttaacagcaacaacaatttAATTGGTCTTTGCAGATGAAAGTGAAGCACATGCTACATATTTGACTGATGCACTGACAGCCCTATTCCACTGAGagtcagtaaaaaaaatcagttatttgATTAACAGCCTGTGCAGGAA includes:
- the dohh gene encoding deoxyhypusine hydroxylase, which produces MASAEHVEAIGQVLVDPGLDLTRRFRALFTLKNLGGAEAIKWISKAFTDESALLKHELAYCLGQMQDRQAIPTLTSVLKDTQQEPMVRHEAGEALGAIGDPVVLDLLKEYSKDPVIEVAETCQLAVRRLEWLQSGGEKLLEDGNTEKSPYSSVDPAPPAVSKSVSELRHTLLDESLPLFERYRAMFALRNLGNEDAVLALGDGLQCSSALFRHEIGYVLGQMQHPAAIPALSAALERFGENPMVRHEAAEALGSIGKEDCLAVLQRYREDRERVVKESCEVALDMLEYENSDQFQYADELIRLQG